One Brassica napus cultivar Da-Ae chromosome C4, Da-Ae, whole genome shotgun sequence genomic region harbors:
- the LOC106404375 gene encoding receptor-like protein 54, with protein sequence MAFKNEFPILKCHFKKFPSSRQKTKSWTSKDIRFFDGVVFDNETGVVTKLDLHGACLSGSLSANSSLFRFHHLRYLDLSHNYFDSFSFLPELGKLTNLDVLDLSNMGLAGEIPSSVSTLNGLKDLFLSDNELIGSFSPVYNLTRLSSFNLSSNLFSGNVPCSLLTMPFLSTLDLSQNHLIDSLDSMNCSSSSNLETLYLSHNRLSGRALEPLSKLSNLKQLYLSFQNTTDPFNVVSLGFKSLEILYLSGTAISRLDTGSPNLKELYLDNCSINEFPTFIKSLRKLRYLEILNNRLKGEVPKWLWDMPSLNALLMSHNSLDSFEGSPKMLLNSSLRALDLRSNAFRGSLPIISPRLSYMLASNNSFTGDIPLSLCNQSYLSVLDLSHNNFTGSIPRCLSKSVFDLDLRNNNFIGRLPDIFDKGCSLKSLDVSHNQITGKLPRSLINCTHLEYLNVEGNRIADTYPFWLKELPKLQVIVLRSNMFHGPIYSPHHPLSFSQLRIVDISCNKFTGRLPQDYFVNWSKLLLGIHQEERESMYMGNNYHYGYNLYVYYPSMYLRNKGINMELKKIFVAYTAIDFSENKLGGQIPESIGLLKSLIVLNLSNNDFTGHIPSSWANLTRLESLDLSRNQLSGKIPQELATLSFLEYINISHNKLTGPIPQGTQIGGQPRSSFEGNLNLCGLPLKSCFGDKIPSTPEAEEPRPQKQEQVLNWKAAAMGYGPGILFGLAIGQILYSYKPVLFYKLFRI encoded by the coding sequence ATGGCTTTTAAGAACGAATTTCCAATCCTCAAATGCCACTTCAAAAAGTTTCCTTCCTCAAGACAAAAGACAAAATCTTGGACCAGCAAAGACATTAGATTCTTTGATGGGGTTGTATTTGATAACGAGACTGGTGTAGTGACAAAACTAGACCTACATGGTGCATGTCTCAGTGGCAGTCTCAGTGCTAATAGTAGCCTTTTCAGATTCCACCACCTCAGGTACCTCGATCTCTCTCACAACTACTTTGACTCGTTTTCATTCCTCCCCGAACTTGGCAAACTCACAAACTTAGATGTCTTGGATCTTTCTAATATGGGCTTAGCCGGTGAAATTCCATCCTCAGTCAGTACCCTAAACGGTTTAAAGGATTTGTTCCTTTCAGATAACGAGCTTATCGGTAGTTTTTCCCCGGTATACAATCTAACAAGACTCTCTTCCTTTAATCTTTCCAGTAATCTCTTTTCTGGAAACGTTCCTTGTTCTCTACTCACCATGCCTTTCCTGTCAACTCTTGATTTGAGCCAAAACCATCTCATCGACTCTCTTGATAGTATGAATTGCTCTTCATCATCTAATCTTGAAACTTTATACCTTAGCCATAACCGTCTCAGTGGTCGAGCCCTAGAGCCTCTCTCAAAATTATCTAACCTCAAGCAACTCTACCTATCTTTTCAGAACACAACCGACCCATTTAATGTCGTCTCGTTGGGCTTCAAGTCTTTAGAGATTTTGTATCTTTCCGGAACTGCTATATCAAGGCTTGATACCGGATCACCAAATTTGAAGGAACTATACTTGGACAACTGCAGCATCAACGAGTTCCCCACATTTATTAAAAGCCTACGGAAGCTGCGttatttggaaattttaaacaacagaCTCAAAGGAGAAGTGCCTAAATGGTTATGGGATATGCCTTCTTTGAATGCATTATTAATGTCTCACAACTCTCTTGATAGCTTTGAAGGCTCGCCAAAAATGCTTCTCAATTCGTCGCTTAGAGCGTTAGATCTGAGGTCAAATGCTTTTCGAGGATCTCTTCCTATAATTTCACCGAGATTGAGTTACATGCTTGCAtcaaataatagttttacaGGAGATATACCTCTTTCATTGTGTAATCAAAGCTACCTAAGTGTCCTTGATCTATCACACAACAACTTCACTGGTTCAATTCCCCGATGCTTGAGTAAATCAGTATTTGATTTGGACCTCCGAAACAACAATTTTATTGGGAGACTTCCAGACATATTCGACAAAGGTTGCTCACTAAAATCACTTGACGTTAGCCACAATCAAATAACTGGGAAGCTTCCAAGGTCTCTTATAAATTGTACCCACCTAGAGTATCTAAACGTGGAGGGTAATAGAATCGCTGACACCTATCCGTTTTGGCTGAAAGAACTACCAAAGTTACAAGTCATTGTACTACGATCAAATATGTTCCATGGTCCTATATATTCCCCTCATCATCCTCTATCATTTTCACAACTGCGGATAGTTGACATATCGTGTAACAAATTCACCGGAAGACTACCACAAGATTATTTTGTCAATTGGAGTAAACTTTTGCTCGGTATTCATCAAGAGGAAAGAGAGTCGATGTACATGGGAAATAATTACCATTATGGTTATAACTTATATGTTTATTACCCTTCCATGTATTTGAGAAACAAAGGAATAAACATGGAGCTGAAAAAGATTTTTGTGGCCTACACAGCCATTGATTTCTCAGAAAACAAACTTGGAGGACAGATTCCAGAATCCATAGGCCTTTTGAAGTCTCTTATTGTACTCAACCTGTCCAACAATGATTTTACTGGTCATATTCCATCCTCTTGGGCTAATCTCACAAGGCTCGAGTCGCTAGACCTATCTCGGAACCAACTCTCTGGAAAAATCCCGCAGGAGCTAGCAACCCTCTCGTTCTTGGAGTACATTAACATATCACATAATAAACTCACGGGCCCAATACCACAAGGCACACAGATCGGAGGACAGCCCAGATCATCTTTTGAAGGGAATCTCAATCTTTGTGGTCTTCCTCTGAAGAGTTGCTTCGGGGACAAGATACCATCAACACCAGAGGCAGAAGAGCCAAGACCTCAAAAGCAAGAACAAGTGTTGAACTGGAAAGCAGCGGCAATGGGATACGGACCTGGAATCTTGTTTGGACTGGCGATTGGACAAATCCTTTATTCGTACAAACCGGTGTTGTTCTACAAGTTGTTTCGCATTtga